The proteins below come from a single Acidobacteriota bacterium genomic window:
- a CDS encoding glucose 1-dehydrogenase — translation MQGKVVIITGASSGIGRASALLFANRGATVVAVGRNEKELVSLGKSVKSKNGSIKPHLADMTQMSQLERIASETVFNHGQIDVLVNSAGIIMNGTIETTTLDEWDKMFQINLRSVFVLTQKCLPHLIETKGNIVNVSSVAGSRSFPNILAYGVSKAALDQMTRCSALELAPKGVRVNAVNPGVVVTNLHKRGGMDEKAYDAFIERSKETHPIGRAGTPQEVAELIYFLASEKASWITGSTYQIDGGRAQTCAR, via the coding sequence ATGCAAGGTAAAGTGGTCATTATCACTGGGGCAAGCAGCGGAATTGGCAGAGCCTCGGCACTTTTGTTCGCGAACAGAGGAGCAACCGTGGTAGCTGTTGGGCGAAATGAAAAGGAGCTTGTTTCTCTTGGTAAATCGGTAAAATCGAAGAACGGTTCGATCAAGCCCCACCTCGCGGACATGACTCAGATGTCACAGCTCGAGCGGATCGCCTCCGAGACGGTCTTTAATCACGGGCAGATCGATGTGCTTGTGAATTCCGCCGGCATCATTATGAACGGTACGATCGAGACGACCACGCTTGACGAATGGGACAAGATGTTTCAGATAAATCTCCGTTCGGTATTCGTCCTGACGCAGAAGTGCCTGCCCCACCTTATCGAAACTAAGGGTAATATTGTTAATGTATCGAGTGTGGCGGGTTCGCGTTCATTCCCGAATATTCTGGCATACGGAGTTTCAAAAGCGGCATTGGATCAAATGACTAGATGCTCAGCCCTCGAATTAGCTCCTAAAGGTGTTAGGGTAAACGCGGTGAATCCGGGCGTCGTAGTGACCAACCTCCATAAACGCGGGGGGATGGATGAAAAAGCCTATGACGCGTTCATTGAACGTTCAAAAGAGACACACCCCATTGGCCGAGCTGGAACTCCGCAGGAAGTAGCGGAATTGATCTACTTTCTTGCATCGGAAAAAGCGTCCTGGATAACTGGTTCTACGTATCAGATAGACGGTGGGCGTGCTCAGACCTGTGCGAGATAA
- a CDS encoding 3',5'-cyclic-nucleotide phosphodiesterase, whose protein sequence is MKIQMLPSSIDENGQASARQHLLSLVIDDSVAIDAGCLAMACSQMQRDNIRDIILTHTHLDHIAGLPVFIDDLFASLTEPLRIHATAEMIEILERDIFNWSIYPRFSELANDHGPVVKYCEFERGSSIEVRHLSVRSIGVNHPVSANGYIVSDGKISIAITGDTAETEEFWQACNSTPDLRAVFVECAFPDELVELALVSEHLTPGRLKTELGKLTDRNYPVFVINIKPMYRDRVIAQIMDQNLDQVEIMSVAKIYEF, encoded by the coding sequence ATGAAGATCCAAATGCTGCCAAGTTCGATCGACGAGAACGGCCAGGCCTCGGCCCGTCAGCATCTTCTCTCTCTCGTGATCGACGATAGCGTGGCGATCGATGCAGGCTGCCTCGCGATGGCATGCTCGCAAATGCAGCGTGACAATATACGAGACATCATCCTTACGCATACTCATTTAGATCATATTGCCGGCCTTCCAGTGTTCATTGATGATCTTTTCGCTAGTCTCACGGAACCGCTGCGGATCCATGCCACGGCTGAAATGATCGAGATCCTCGAACGCGATATATTCAACTGGTCTATCTATCCGCGATTTTCGGAACTTGCCAACGATCACGGCCCGGTAGTCAAATATTGTGAATTTGAGCGAGGTTCGAGTATCGAGGTTCGACACCTTTCGGTTCGTAGCATCGGAGTAAACCATCCGGTTTCGGCTAACGGATATATCGTTTCCGATGGCAAGATTTCCATTGCTATTACGGGAGATACTGCAGAGACTGAAGAGTTTTGGCAGGCTTGTAACTCGACCCCGGACCTGCGTGCGGTTTTTGTTGAATGCGCATTCCCGGATGAGCTTGTTGAATTGGCATTGGTATCAGAACATTTAACGCCCGGACGCCTGAAGACAGAGCTTGGAAAGCTCACCGATCGGAATTATCCCGTCTTTGTGATCAATATTAAGCCAATGTATCGCGACCGGGTCATCGCCCAGATCATGGACCAAAATCTCGACCAAGTGGAGATAATGTCTGTCGCAAAGATCTACGAGTTTTAA